The following proteins are encoded in a genomic region of Tenacibaculum sp. 190524A05c:
- a CDS encoding 4Fe-4S dicluster domain-containing protein, producing MAIIITDECINCGACEPECPNTAIYEGAEDWKYSQGTSLEGDIELLNGVKLNADDEQEPISDEYYFIVPDKCTECKGFHEEPQCAAVCPVDCCVPDEDHVETEEELLKKQQFLHK from the coding sequence ATGGCAATTATTATTACAGACGAGTGCATCAATTGTGGGGCATGTGAACCTGAATGCCCAAATACAGCGATTTACGAAGGAGCCGAAGACTGGAAATATAGTCAAGGAACGTCCTTAGAAGGAGATATTGAGCTTTTAAATGGAGTGAAGCTAAATGCGGATGATGAACAAGAGCCAATTTCTGATGAATATTATTTCATAGTACCAGATAAATGTACAGAGTGTAAAGGATTTCATGAAGAACCACAGTGCGCAGCGGTTTGTCCTGTTGATTGCTGTGTTCCAGATGAAGATCATGTTGAAACCGAAGAAGAATTATTAAAAAAGCAACAGTTTTTGCATAAGTAA